A genomic segment from Flammeovirga pectinis encodes:
- a CDS encoding HD domain-containing protein has product MIFKAIQFAAEKHSGQFRKGTNIPYMYHLMNVMKLLCDFDCTDEVITAGILHDVLEDTATTTEELERHFGKEVTSIVINDSEANKSLPWKTRKEITIQELNTTPLSSLYVAFADKFDNITAIDKDYTSIGEPFWSRFNAQKKEQLWYYSSLYAIFSNRLTSRNNQIDICLNKMKAILERLMLS; this is encoded by the coding sequence ATGATTTTTAAAGCTATACAATTTGCTGCTGAAAAACACAGCGGACAATTTAGAAAAGGAACGAACATTCCTTATATGTATCATTTAATGAATGTGATGAAACTCTTGTGTGATTTTGATTGTACAGATGAGGTAATCACTGCGGGTATTTTACATGATGTTTTAGAAGATACTGCTACTACAACCGAAGAGTTAGAAAGACATTTTGGTAAAGAGGTTACTTCTATCGTAATAAATGATTCAGAAGCTAATAAATCATTACCTTGGAAAACACGTAAAGAAATTACTATTCAAGAACTTAATACAACTCCTCTTTCTTCTTTGTATGTTGCTTTTGCTGATAAATTCGATAACATTACAGCAATAGATAAAGATTATACTAGTATTGGTGAGCCTTTTTGGAGTAGATTTAATGCACAAAAAAAAGAGCAATTATGGTATTACTCTTCTTTGTATGCAATTTTTTCTAATCGTTTGACTTCAAGAAATAATCAAATAGATATTTGCTTAAATAAAATGAAAGCTATTCTAGAAAGACTTATGCTTTCGTAA
- a CDS encoding MATE family efflux transporter, with protein sequence MKIQLKRQWESYSPLFSSILKLGWPVILAQMGQISVGIVDNMIIGQLGRTPLAAASFTNTIFNVVLLFGMGFTFILTPKIGEAIGLNNPKKAVEALKNSFVANVLICIALLLVLIVLNIGMPYMGQPSAIISDSQNYLWLLALSLIPQIIFLTYKQFFEGVGDTKTGMKITLLGNVVNIIGDFIFVFGLFGAPKMGLLGAGVGTLLARIFMAFAAYWIFTYRQLYSKYAALLSEVKVQTEELKLFFKNGIPMAFQMLMESSAFSVSTLMMGWVSEVGLAAHQVALSLSTLGYMVYQGIGSATGILVSQEFGQRNFKEVNRITNASLIIIVAMSIGAVIFFLTGRSWMPYLFTQDEEVIHFVRIFIFWLATYQTFDAIEIVYAGALRGLHDFKVPMWLIFSSYFIIAIPFSYFCAFHWGQGEAGIWMGFPLGLGIICIFFVKRFKDRLSFVEKNHIQHSKKIR encoded by the coding sequence ATGAAAATTCAATTGAAAAGACAATGGGAGAGTTATTCTCCACTTTTTTCTAGCATTCTAAAGTTAGGATGGCCCGTAATTTTAGCCCAAATGGGACAAATTTCTGTAGGTATAGTTGATAACATGATTATTGGTCAACTAGGTAGAACACCTTTAGCGGCAGCATCATTTACCAACACAATTTTTAATGTAGTACTCCTTTTTGGAATGGGTTTTACATTTATTCTTACGCCAAAAATTGGAGAAGCGATTGGTTTAAATAATCCAAAGAAGGCAGTAGAAGCACTAAAAAATAGTTTTGTAGCAAACGTTTTAATTTGTATTGCATTATTACTAGTTTTAATTGTTTTAAATATTGGAATGCCTTATATGGGTCAACCTTCAGCAATTATCTCAGATAGTCAGAATTATTTATGGCTACTTGCTTTATCCTTAATTCCGCAAATAATATTTCTTACGTACAAACAATTCTTTGAAGGAGTAGGCGATACTAAAACAGGAATGAAAATTACACTACTGGGAAATGTAGTAAATATTATAGGCGATTTTATCTTTGTTTTCGGGTTATTCGGAGCACCAAAAATGGGTTTATTAGGTGCAGGTGTAGGTACTTTATTAGCCAGAATATTTATGGCTTTTGCAGCATATTGGATATTTACATATAGACAACTCTATTCAAAATATGCCGCATTACTTTCTGAAGTTAAAGTACAAACAGAAGAATTAAAGTTATTTTTTAAGAACGGTATTCCAATGGCGTTTCAGATGTTAATGGAGTCTAGTGCATTTAGTGTTTCTACTTTAATGATGGGTTGGGTATCAGAAGTAGGTTTAGCCGCACATCAGGTTGCATTAAGTTTAAGTACTTTGGGGTATATGGTTTATCAAGGAATTGGTTCTGCAACTGGTATTTTGGTAAGTCAAGAATTTGGACAAAGAAATTTTAAGGAAGTAAATAGAATCACAAATGCTTCTTTAATAATTATAGTAGCCATGTCTATAGGAGCAGTTATTTTCTTCTTAACAGGACGATCTTGGATGCCTTATTTATTTACACAGGATGAAGAGGTAATTCATTTTGTTAGAATATTTATCTTTTGGTTGGCAACCTATCAAACATTTGATGCCATAGAAATAGTATATGCAGGAGCATTAAGAGGATTACACGATTTTAAAGTACCAATGTGGTTAATTTTCTCTTCGTACTTTATTATAGCTATACCATTTTCTTATTTCTGTGCATTCCATTGGGGGCAAGGTGAAGCTGGTATTTGGATGGGCTTTCCATTAGGACTAGGTATAATATGTATATTCTTTGTAAAAAGATTTAAAGATAGATTATCTTTTGTAGAGAAAAATCATATTCAACATTCAAAAAAAATTAGATAA
- a CDS encoding efflux RND transporter periplasmic adaptor subunit, whose product MKQKEVVQYKVTTNKITTETIQSTIELLGDIKSEGRHDLSFLVDGKLIAVKVKEGQTVKKGTVIAKLDQADYREAVKIAKAKLEEANDQLGRLQKMYDAGSLAEADYKKIVYLQQQAESNYKIYRNKLKYTTLVSSISGKVAKVWVKSGGGISQGEPVVSIIDNNTVYASVGVPENKINKIDLTKEAKIIVEATSDTLYGAVSKVYPTASKMTRTFQLDVLIDNKKDLFKDGMLCTVVINVNSSENIIKVPLDHIINDIDGMKYVFIKRNDIARKQRVYLGDIVGNDIIIVKGLFNNDELIINPPLKLMDGNKVI is encoded by the coding sequence GTGAAACAAAAAGAGGTTGTGCAATACAAAGTCACAACAAATAAAATAACAACAGAAACAATTCAATCTACCATAGAACTATTAGGTGATATAAAATCTGAAGGACGACATGATCTATCTTTTTTAGTAGATGGGAAACTGATTGCTGTAAAAGTAAAAGAAGGTCAGACTGTAAAAAAAGGCACTGTAATAGCAAAACTTGATCAAGCTGATTATAGAGAAGCCGTTAAGATTGCAAAAGCAAAATTAGAAGAAGCAAACGATCAACTAGGCAGGTTACAAAAAATGTATGATGCAGGTAGTTTAGCAGAAGCTGATTATAAAAAGATTGTCTACCTACAACAACAAGCTGAGTCTAATTATAAAATTTATAGAAATAAGTTAAAGTACACAACGCTTGTCTCTTCTATTAGTGGTAAAGTAGCTAAAGTTTGGGTTAAAAGTGGTGGTGGAATATCACAAGGCGAACCGGTTGTTAGTATTATCGACAATAATACAGTCTATGCATCTGTTGGTGTACCAGAAAACAAGATCAATAAAATTGATTTGACAAAAGAAGCAAAAATTATTGTTGAAGCTACCTCCGATACGCTTTATGGTGCTGTTAGCAAAGTGTACCCTACTGCTTCTAAAATGACGAGAACATTTCAGTTAGATGTTTTAATTGACAATAAGAAAGATCTCTTTAAAGATGGAATGCTTTGTACTGTTGTAATTAATGTAAACAGCTCAGAGAATATTATTAAAGTTCCTCTAGATCATATTATAAATGATATAGATGGAATGAAATACGTTTTTATCAAAAGAAATGATATTGCAAGAAAGCAACGAGTTTATTTAGGTGATATAGTTGGCAACGACATTATAATAGTAAAAGGACTATTTAATAATGATGAGTTAATTATCAATCCTCCTTTAAAATTGATGGATGGAAATAAAGTCATCTAA
- a CDS encoding efflux RND transporter permease subunit: MSIVKSALDNKQIILTITFLIVMYGVYSLLNMPRREDPKFNIREGLIVAAFPGANSRDVEIQVTSKIEDVLFSYEEVNKAKTYSNSREGVLYIVVELQDFVTNADVFWSKLQDKLALLKLAELPSGVIGPIVQSDFGDTIALLVSFQSDKRDSREIKSYIDQLADRLRAIPSLSKIKKLGNKEECYYINIDYRKLSQYKIYTPQIYASLRSENSIVPNGNIKFDNNRLGFLSGNYFSTKKDIENQVVAKGTSGQVIRVKDIAEVKRGYTEEDQKIRVNGVESILISMEMQNGFNIVDFGNEVDDVISSFKETIPSDIRIDNVVNQPTNVDESISDFIREFFIAIVSVIVVILLLLPFRVALIATLAIPVTVAFTFGILDGLGIQLQQVSLASLIVVLGMLVDDAIVIADNYVEKLDEDMPPYEAAWRSADELKIPVFTAGLTIAGAFLPLIALSGAVGEFIHSLPITVAIAINASYLIAMLLTPYLCYTFIKKKFEKKADGKKDLLDYLQAFFDHAIDTSFKFPKTLFVFSTLSFLVGGSLYFLLKQKLFPAAERDQFVIEIRTKEGASLAYTDSITLAIEQKIKGNDKLKSYASFMGTSSPRFYYNYASKFPQQNLSQILINTTSVEATDEWVAELENTIPKAFPTAYIQVKKMQQGTPYEAPVELRIKGRDLTTIKKIGVDMKAILNASPYSYNITDDNFENQLSLDIRANKNVANQLGITDATIMRELSAAYNGLKVGSLWEGNTALPIIMQDENIKEKEISAMRNFYITSSITGASVPLVEVATINPRWYPSNIKHRNGIKTLTVQSMTKSDVLPSEIINSIRDAIDSYQLPEGYTLELGGEDESQRETFEEMNKVIVYCVFIIFLVILIQFKTLNQVAIVLAAIPLSVFGAFFGLLLSGYPFGFTAFVGLASLVGVSVRNSIILVDFANELVIKEGHTIKEAAIGAGKRRIRPIFLTTMAAAIGVTPMIISGSPMWAPLATVLAVGLVFSMFMTLLTIPVLYWKFGETAALKQHITGGAVLLALFLLPNPTKAQDVITLDQCVDKAKENNQQLQLITLEAKKKQIEVDKVNANYLPTVMLDGGIFWYYHTERTTDVEISINELPVIGGIPPIGLGTEFTLAENNSFIGVANVGVYQPISQLFKIKSGSEVKQIDQKLVLNKYFEAENKIREGVSKLYVGIAIEEAKKEAYNKQIELITQKLEKVQSGVDAGEILDVYALGLNADLLDHESKLKQSEIDAEKYRLQLNTLLNFPQDSIWNVANVTYDSLGVESLINLVLYDSTLVAENYKVKESNLMIEKAEAGLNYYKRQHIPDISLTAQGFYFGNVPLVPQTNVLIGATLSWPILQWGKKSKDVEISKIQLQQAQIQLDENEREVNQELNTKIQELKNALIVLKTAKKALEFRNRELKIKSDAYTNGMLSFKDFADTQEKNLDTKTLILKATSNVIVKEYELRNLLRLESN; the protein is encoded by the coding sequence ATGTCGATTGTAAAATCAGCCTTAGATAATAAGCAGATTATATTAACAATAACATTCCTAATAGTAATGTACGGGGTCTATTCTTTATTGAATATGCCTCGTAGAGAAGATCCCAAATTTAATATTAGAGAAGGTTTAATTGTGGCTGCATTTCCTGGAGCAAACAGTAGAGATGTAGAAATACAAGTAACATCTAAAATAGAAGATGTACTTTTTAGTTACGAAGAAGTAAATAAAGCTAAAACCTATTCTAACTCTAGAGAAGGTGTTTTATATATAGTTGTAGAATTACAAGACTTTGTTACTAATGCAGACGTCTTTTGGTCGAAACTACAAGATAAATTAGCACTACTTAAGTTAGCAGAACTCCCCTCCGGAGTTATTGGTCCAATTGTTCAATCAGATTTTGGTGATACGATTGCTTTGCTTGTCTCTTTTCAAAGTGATAAACGTGATAGTAGAGAAATTAAGAGTTATATAGACCAACTTGCAGATAGATTAAGGGCTATTCCGTCTTTATCAAAAATTAAAAAACTAGGTAATAAAGAAGAGTGCTATTATATCAATATTGATTACAGAAAACTTAGTCAATATAAAATCTATACACCTCAAATTTACGCTTCTCTCCGATCAGAAAATAGTATAGTACCCAATGGTAACATTAAGTTTGATAATAACAGACTTGGCTTTTTAAGTGGTAATTACTTTAGCACTAAAAAAGATATCGAAAATCAAGTAGTTGCAAAAGGTACAAGTGGTCAGGTAATTCGAGTGAAAGATATTGCTGAAGTAAAAAGAGGGTATACAGAAGAAGATCAGAAAATTAGAGTAAACGGTGTAGAATCTATTTTGATATCTATGGAGATGCAAAATGGTTTTAATATTGTAGATTTTGGTAATGAAGTTGATGATGTAATTTCATCTTTTAAAGAAACAATACCTTCGGATATTAGAATTGACAATGTGGTAAACCAACCAACTAATGTAGACGAAAGTATAAGCGATTTTATTCGAGAATTTTTTATCGCTATTGTTTCTGTTATTGTGGTTATACTTCTCTTATTGCCTTTTAGAGTCGCATTAATTGCCACACTTGCCATACCGGTTACAGTTGCATTTACATTTGGTATATTGGATGGATTAGGCATACAATTACAACAAGTTTCTCTTGCATCACTGATTGTAGTATTGGGTATGTTAGTGGATGATGCCATTGTTATTGCAGATAATTATGTTGAAAAATTGGATGAAGACATGCCTCCTTATGAAGCGGCATGGAGATCTGCAGATGAATTGAAAATACCTGTATTTACTGCAGGTTTAACGATTGCAGGTGCATTTTTACCTTTAATTGCATTATCTGGAGCAGTTGGAGAGTTTATTCATTCATTGCCTATTACAGTAGCGATTGCTATTAATGCATCATATTTAATTGCAATGCTATTAACACCTTACCTTTGCTACACCTTTATTAAGAAGAAATTTGAAAAGAAGGCTGATGGTAAAAAGGATTTATTAGATTATCTACAAGCATTTTTTGACCACGCGATAGATACATCTTTTAAATTTCCTAAAACACTTTTTGTATTTTCAACTTTATCATTTTTAGTAGGCGGAAGTTTGTATTTTCTACTAAAACAAAAGTTATTCCCTGCAGCAGAACGAGATCAATTTGTCATTGAAATCAGAACAAAAGAAGGAGCTTCTTTAGCATATACAGATAGTATTACACTAGCCATAGAACAAAAGATTAAAGGTAATGATAAACTAAAAAGTTACGCGTCTTTTATGGGAACATCCTCCCCTAGATTTTATTATAATTATGCGTCTAAGTTTCCGCAACAAAACTTATCTCAAATTTTAATAAATACAACTTCTGTTGAAGCAACAGATGAATGGGTTGCTGAACTTGAAAATACAATTCCAAAGGCTTTTCCAACTGCATATATTCAAGTGAAAAAAATGCAGCAAGGTACACCTTATGAAGCACCCGTAGAATTAAGGATTAAAGGCAGGGATTTAACAACAATAAAAAAGATTGGTGTTGACATGAAAGCCATCTTAAATGCGTCTCCTTATTCTTATAATATAACCGATGATAATTTTGAAAATCAATTAAGTTTAGATATTAGAGCCAATAAAAACGTAGCCAACCAACTTGGGATTACAGATGCCACAATTATGCGTGAGTTGAGTGCTGCTTATAATGGGCTAAAAGTTGGATCGTTATGGGAAGGCAATACTGCTTTACCAATTATTATGCAAGACGAAAATATTAAAGAGAAAGAGATTAGTGCAATGCGTAATTTTTATATTACAAGTTCAATAACAGGCGCTAGTGTTCCTTTAGTAGAAGTTGCAACAATAAATCCTAGATGGTATCCTTCTAACATTAAACATAGAAATGGTATTAAAACATTAACGGTACAATCTATGACAAAAAGTGATGTGCTGCCTTCAGAAATAATTAATTCTATAAGAGATGCTATTGATAGTTATCAACTACCGGAAGGTTACACTTTAGAACTTGGTGGAGAGGATGAAAGTCAGAGGGAAACCTTTGAAGAGATGAACAAAGTAATTGTGTATTGTGTCTTTATTATTTTCTTAGTTATTTTGATTCAATTTAAAACCTTAAATCAGGTAGCAATTGTTCTTGCAGCAATTCCTTTAAGTGTTTTTGGTGCTTTCTTTGGTCTTTTACTTTCAGGATACCCATTTGGTTTTACAGCCTTTGTTGGGTTAGCTAGTTTAGTGGGTGTATCAGTAAGAAATTCAATAATACTTGTTGATTTTGCAAACGAACTTGTTATCAAAGAAGGTCATACCATTAAAGAAGCAGCTATTGGAGCAGGTAAACGTAGAATTAGACCTATATTCTTAACTACAATGGCGGCTGCAATTGGTGTAACGCCAATGATTATTTCTGGTTCTCCAATGTGGGCACCACTAGCAACAGTTTTGGCAGTGGGTTTAGTATTCTCAATGTTTATGACTTTACTAACGATTCCTGTTCTTTATTGGAAATTTGGGGAGACAGCAGCTTTGAAACAACATATTACAGGTGGTGCAGTACTACTTGCTTTATTTTTATTACCAAATCCTACAAAAGCACAAGATGTTATTACGTTAGATCAATGTGTGGATAAAGCAAAAGAGAATAACCAACAACTTCAGTTAATTACTTTAGAAGCTAAAAAGAAACAAATTGAAGTAGATAAAGTAAATGCTAATTACCTTCCAACAGTAATGTTAGATGGTGGTATATTTTGGTATTATCATACGGAACGTACAACAGATGTAGAAATTTCTATCAATGAGTTACCAGTAATTGGGGGTATCCCTCCTATTGGTTTAGGAACTGAGTTTACGCTGGCAGAAAACAATTCATTTATTGGTGTTGCAAATGTTGGTGTTTATCAGCCTATATCACAATTATTTAAAATTAAATCTGGAAGTGAAGTAAAGCAGATTGATCAGAAATTAGTTTTAAATAAATATTTTGAAGCGGAAAATAAAATTAGAGAAGGTGTTTCAAAATTATATGTTGGTATTGCCATTGAAGAAGCAAAAAAAGAAGCGTATAACAAACAGATTGAGCTTATTACACAAAAATTAGAGAAGGTTCAATCTGGAGTTGATGCAGGAGAAATTTTAGATGTTTATGCCTTAGGACTCAATGCAGATCTTTTAGACCATGAGTCGAAATTAAAACAATCTGAAATTGATGCTGAGAAATACAGGTTACAACTAAATACTTTACTTAATTTTCCGCAGGATTCAATTTGGAATGTAGCCAATGTAACCTATGATTCTCTAGGTGTCGAAAGTCTTATCAACTTAGTACTATATGATTCTACTTTAGTTGCAGAGAATTACAAAGTCAAAGAATCTAACTTGATGATAGAAAAAGCTGAAGCTGGATTAAACTATTATAAGCGTCAGCATATTCCAGATATTTCATTAACGGCTCAAGGGTTTTACTTTGGTAATGTGCCATTGGTTCCTCAAACAAATGTTTTAATTGGTGCTACGCTTAGTTGGCCAATTTTACAATGGGGTAAGAAATCTAAAGATGTAGAAATTTCTAAAATTCAACTACAACAAGCTCAAATACAATTAGACGAAAATGAGCGAGAGGTGAATCAAGAATTAAATACTAAAATTCAGGAATTAAAAAACGCTCTTATAGTACTTAAAACTGCTAAAAAAGCATTAGAATTTAGAAATAGAGAATTGAAAATTAAATCTGATGCGTATACAAATGGAATGCTTAGTTTTAAAGATTTTGCAGATACTCAAGAAAAAAATCTAGATACTAAAACGCTGATTTTAAAAGCTACTTCCAATGTGATTGTGAAAGAATACGAGCTTCGGAATTTATTAAGATTAGAAAGTAATTAA
- a CDS encoding helix-turn-helix transcriptional regulator, with protein sequence MPINKNAQIRYNTLDRCFRNTGRKYFIEDLIDECNISLFNIDENTSGIQRRQIFDDIKFMESEDGYGIELQKKREGRKTYYRYDDTKFSIGNQPINEKEANQLRSALMVLSRFEGLPQFEWVREMKAKLEHTFQLKDIEKEFISFDSNVDLKGLEFLSILFDAIYYQKVVKVVYKGFLDNESKTFEISPYFLKQYNNRWFLLGKDDRFPTITNIALDRIVQVEVLNNIYIQNAFVDFTDYFEDIIGVTRNELSSEVITFFVDKVRADYVKTKPIHGTQKKLEDTEKGTTFSIDVIPNKELETQLFAFGDHLTVISPESVRISMKERVINLLASYQ encoded by the coding sequence ATGCCGATTAATAAAAACGCTCAAATCAGATATAATACTTTAGATAGATGTTTTCGTAACACAGGAAGAAAGTATTTTATAGAAGATTTAATTGATGAATGTAATATATCACTTTTCAATATAGATGAGAACACATCTGGTATTCAGCGAAGACAGATTTTCGATGATATCAAATTTATGGAAAGTGAAGATGGTTATGGTATTGAGTTACAGAAAAAGCGGGAAGGAAGAAAAACCTATTATCGCTATGATGATACAAAATTCTCGATCGGTAATCAGCCAATTAATGAGAAAGAAGCCAATCAACTTAGATCTGCATTAATGGTTTTAAGTAGGTTTGAAGGACTTCCTCAATTTGAGTGGGTAAGAGAAATGAAAGCAAAATTGGAGCATACATTCCAATTGAAAGATATAGAAAAGGAGTTTATCAGTTTTGATTCCAATGTGGATCTAAAAGGATTGGAGTTCTTAAGTATTTTGTTTGATGCAATTTATTATCAAAAGGTTGTTAAAGTAGTATATAAGGGCTTTTTAGATAATGAAAGTAAGACTTTTGAAATCAGTCCTTATTTTCTAAAGCAATACAATAATAGGTGGTTTCTATTAGGTAAGGATGATCGTTTTCCTACAATTACAAATATCGCGTTAGATAGAATTGTACAAGTAGAAGTGCTTAATAATATCTATATCCAAAATGCTTTTGTTGATTTTACAGACTATTTTGAAGATATTATTGGGGTTACACGTAATGAATTAAGCTCTGAAGTCATCACTTTCTTTGTTGATAAAGTAAGGGCTGATTATGTAAAGACGAAGCCTATTCATGGTACGCAGAAAAAACTTGAAGATACAGAAAAGGGTACTACTTTCTCGATTGATGTAATTCCGAATAAAGAATTGGAAACTCAATTGTTTGCTTTTGGTGATCATCTTACTGTTATATCGCCAGAATCAGTACGTATATCAATGAAAGAAAGAGTAATTAATCTATTGGCTTCTTACCAATAA
- a CDS encoding STAS/SEC14 domain-containing protein produces the protein MISFEIISDEKYNILSWNPIHKILKTEWNTPIDMDEELYRTVVVTHLETTEKYAPTRMLVDTQNAYYNVVPETQDWINQKFVKIVDKINLEKMAWIVSEDFFAQVSFDQVMDDATEAAPFKMKHFTNNEEALEWLLIE, from the coding sequence ATGATTAGCTTTGAAATAATTAGTGACGAAAAATATAATATACTTTCCTGGAATCCAATCCATAAAATCTTAAAAACGGAATGGAATACACCCATTGATATGGACGAGGAACTTTATAGAACCGTAGTTGTTACTCATTTAGAGACAACAGAGAAATATGCTCCTACTAGAATGCTTGTTGATACTCAGAATGCATATTATAATGTTGTACCTGAAACACAAGATTGGATTAATCAGAAATTTGTTAAGATAGTAGACAAAATTAATCTAGAAAAAATGGCTTGGATTGTATCTGAAGATTTTTTCGCTCAGGTTTCTTTTGATCAAGTTATGGATGATGCCACAGAGGCTGCTCCTTTTAAAATGAAACATTTCACAAATAATGAAGAAGCATTAGAATGGCTTCTTATAGAATGA
- a CDS encoding SDR family oxidoreductase — MKEEDKQIVSSSEVDKCVSTINTLLDDINQFFELPEQQRIALMKAAGRLTRPSKEEYETRKKDKRKAQKRKEQERNKHARKETGIRSAREAQVFVAPKLLESLDIPKEMPKLTKPRNCYVCKAEYTQLHHFYDQMCPDCGDFNYAKRFQGADLTGQVAVVTGSRLKIGYHITLIMLRSGATVVATTRFPVDSANRFAKEEDFKEWGHRLKIHGLDLRHIPSVEIFCNYIEQKYGRLDILINNAAQTVRRPSGFYEHMMAGEEMPFEALSADTQTLLSEHQYCLNELSDLSQGSESAKNGRLPVKWSTSEPGIGIRASAKLSQIPYSFDNSIATKEVFPEGKLDADLQQVDLRTTNSWRLRIGEIETPEMVEVQLVNSIAPFVLCNRLGKLMQKDETGKKHIINVSAMEGKFHRFHKEDRHPHTNMAKAALNMLTHTSASTLAKDGIYMNAVDTGWVTDEDPAQISKKKEEEHDFQPPLDIVDGAARVLDPLIDGINSGKHWSGKFLKDYFPIDW; from the coding sequence ATGAAAGAAGAGGACAAACAAATAGTAAGTAGTAGCGAGGTAGACAAGTGTGTTTCTACCATAAATACATTACTCGACGATATAAATCAGTTTTTTGAATTACCTGAGCAGCAACGTATTGCTTTAATGAAAGCTGCGGGACGTTTAACACGACCAAGCAAAGAAGAATACGAAACTCGTAAAAAGGATAAACGAAAAGCACAAAAACGTAAGGAACAAGAAAGAAACAAGCATGCTCGTAAAGAAACGGGTATTCGTAGTGCTAGAGAAGCACAAGTTTTTGTTGCTCCAAAATTATTGGAATCTCTTGATATACCTAAGGAGATGCCAAAATTGACAAAACCAAGGAACTGCTATGTTTGTAAAGCAGAATATACACAATTGCATCATTTCTATGATCAGATGTGTCCGGATTGTGGTGATTTTAACTACGCAAAACGTTTCCAAGGTGCAGACTTAACTGGTCAAGTAGCTGTAGTAACTGGTTCTAGATTAAAGATTGGTTACCACATTACGTTAATTATGCTTAGGTCGGGTGCAACTGTTGTTGCTACTACCCGATTCCCAGTAGATTCTGCAAATAGATTTGCCAAAGAAGAAGACTTTAAAGAATGGGGTCATCGTCTAAAAATTCATGGATTGGATTTAAGACACATTCCTTCTGTAGAGATTTTCTGTAATTATATAGAACAGAAATACGGTAGATTAGATATTCTGATCAATAATGCTGCACAAACTGTCCGTAGACCTTCAGGTTTCTATGAACACATGATGGCAGGTGAAGAAATGCCGTTTGAAGCATTATCTGCTGATACACAAACGTTACTTTCTGAACATCAGTATTGTCTTAACGAACTGTCTGATTTATCTCAAGGTAGTGAAAGTGCTAAAAACGGAAGATTACCAGTAAAATGGTCTACTTCTGAACCAGGTATTGGTATTAGAGCTTCTGCTAAGTTATCTCAGATTCCTTATAGTTTTGATAATTCAATTGCTACAAAGGAAGTTTTCCCAGAAGGTAAATTAGATGCTGATTTACAGCAAGTTGATTTAAGAACAACAAACTCTTGGAGATTAAGAATTGGTGAGATTGAAACTCCTGAAATGGTAGAAGTTCAGTTGGTAAATTCTATTGCTCCATTTGTATTATGTAACCGTTTAGGTAAACTAATGCAAAAAGATGAGACAGGTAAGAAGCATATTATTAATGTTTCTGCAATGGAAGGTAAATTCCACCGTTTCCATAAAGAAGATAGACACCCACATACAAATATGGCTAAGGCTGCATTAAATATGCTTACGCATACCTCTGCAAGTACTTTGGCAAAAGATGGTATTTACATGAATGCCGTTGATACTGGTTGGGTAACTGATGAAGATCCGGCTCAAATTTCTAAAAAGAAAGAAGAAGAACACGACTTCCAACCTCCTTTAGATATTGTAGATGGTGCTGCTAGAGTTTTAGACCCTCTTATTGACGGAATAAACTCTGGAAAACATTGGTCTGGCAAGTTCTTAAAAGATTACTTCCCTATTGATTGGTAG